CATCTCGCATTCGTCCATATCCGTGGTATTCAGATACGGATTAATAATGCGGTCGATTTTGCCGGGCTGATCCACGCGGGTCGAATCAATTTCCATCCAACCATCAGGCGAACCGCGACGGATAAATGCCGTACCACGTACATCGGTGATTGCCTCAACCGCTTCACCATTTGCCATACGATGCGCCACTTCAATCACAGCGCGTTCAGCATTGCCATACAACACCAAATCCGCTGCGGTATCCAACAAAATCGAACGGCGCACTTTCTCCTGCCAATAATCAAAATGCGCAATGCGGCGCAACGAAGCCTCAATTCCGCCGAGAATAATCGGCACATCGGGATACGCCTCCTTGCAACGCTGCGAATAGACAATCGAGGCACGATCTGGACGTTTACCACCCAATCCGCCCGGCGTATACGCATCATCCGAACGCGGCTTACGGTCAGCAGTATAACGATTAATCATCGAATCCATATTGCCCGCCGCCACCCCGAAAAACAGATTCGGCTTACCCAACGCCATAAACGCCTCTTTCGACTGCCAATCGGGCTGCGCAATAATGCCAACGCGAAAACCCTGCGCCTCCAACACCCGCCCAATCACCGCCATCCCAAACGATGGATGATCCACATACGCATCACCCGTGACAATAATAATATCGCAGCTATCCCAACCGAGCTTATCCATCTCCGCGCGCGACATGGGCAAATAATCAGACGTGCCATAACACTCCGCCCAATATTTGGGGTAGTCAAACAGCGGTGTTGTAACATGTGGGTGTGTGGTAGCAGACATGAGGTATACGCAAAACTGAGAAAAAAGGTAGGTTATTGTAACGTATTATCAGAATTTAGCAGGTTGTTTTGCAAATTGTTATAGTGACTCTAAGATATCCTTGCGTTACAAACTTTTAGCAGTTTCAAAGTTGGTGCTTGGAATATGAACACTTTGTTCTAATAAATGTATGATTCTACGTATCCCTGCATTCGATTTTGAAAAAATCAATAAGTTATGCTAAAGCGTTATATAATTTTAGGTTAATCTTGTTTATTTATTTGTCTTTTCATGAAATACATTTTCAATTGTTGGATTTGGGCAGGCGTATAATCGCTTATATTTAATAATTCAATCCAAGCATTAATATAATGCTCGGCTGCAATATCATGCCCATAACCCACCGGTACTGTACCTGTCCCAATCAACATATCCGCCGCGACTTGTAAGCCTGTCACAATCGGATACCAGCGTAATTCTGGGTTAACATCCGGTGCATGCGGTGTTTGTAACCAAGCGGGTTCGTGCAAAAATAAATGCGGACTGAAAAACGTAATAGGATCGCTGCCGTATTGTAAAAACAAGAGACGGAAATTCTGCCATTGGCTGGCGTTAGGCGGCATGCCATTTTGGTTCATAAAGCGCAGGACTTTACCTTGTTTAAATGTTGGTAGCCATGCAGTCGAGCCTTTATCACGTTCTTGGGTAGCAGTACGCCAAGTGGGTGCAGCAAACGGCGGCCCGCTCCATAATGCGCCTTGTGGTGGGTCATTAATAACATCAAATAAATCAAATGATAAATCTGAATTTAATGCACCTAAACTAAGACCAAATAAATATAATTGTGGACGTTGTGTTTTAGGTAAACTCGTCCAATAATCATAAACTTCATTAAATAAAGCCCGTGCCGTTTTACGTCCGTATTCGGGTTCAATTAATAATGATAACGGACTGGATAAATACGAATATTGCACGGCTACGCTGGCAATATCACCATTTTGTAAATATTCCAAGGGGTCAAGGCTGGCTTCATCTACCCAACCCGTGCCCGTGGGGGTAATTAAGATTAACAGTTTTCGGTTAAATGCGCCGATACGTTTTAATTCGTCTAAAGCCAATTTGGCACGTAATTCTGGAGTTTCTGCTGAATTTAAACCCACATAAACCCGTAAAGGTTGTTGCGCTGCTTTGCCCGTCCATTGGCTAATTTGTGTGGGATTAGGCGCGGTTAAAATATAATTACGCCCTTGATTTCCCAAAGTTTGCCACGGAATTAATGAAGCTGTATTGCCCGTTTGCGTTGCAGCTTGAGGCGTAGCTTGTTCATCTTGCGTGAATGCATCTAATGTTTGATAGGATTGATCAATCGTATGTAAGGCAAATTTTAATAATAAGCCATTTAATAAAAACCAAACAAAAATGAGCGTTACTACTCCACTAACTAAAAAAGCGACGCGCGTTGGCATAATAGGTTGCAGATAATGCTTAACTTTTTTAGCAAGCCAGCCTATTAACCTAGCTATTAAATCCAATAAATAAAATACAGTAAAAGCAATTAAAGCTTCCGCGATGGGATATAACTGATTAGGTGGTTCAAGATGCATAAAACTATGCAAATTGCTTTGCCATTGTTTAGAGAAATATAGGGTAACTATTATGAGCGTTAAACACAGTCCTAGAAGCAATGGGCGTAGTTTAGCTTGCCAATAGCTTGCTGGTTGTTTAAAACCTAAATAAGTCCAAACTGCGCTGATGATTAACCCGAACATATACCCAACGCTTAGACTAATACCTGAAATTAAGCCTTGCAATGCGTAAGGCCGTGGTAATAGGCTTGGTGTGAGCGACAATACCAAGAATAATGTGCCCAATATTAAGCCTAATAGTGAATAGCGTTTCAGCAAAGCTCTAACCTCAAGTAAACCGGCTTATTTGAATTGACTATAGTTCAAAACTGTCATTCTTTAGAAAATGCCGTTATGCGTTCATTAATGCTTGTTTAATCGACAACGCCAATCGCCTTGCAAATGCCACCGCTACCGCATTGCCTATCATTTTATAGCCTTTATCTACGTTGTTATAAATAAACTCAAAATTGTCTGGAAAGCCTTGAATTCTTGCGCATTCCCGCACGCTTAAGCGTCGGTAAGTTGCGCCTGTGACAAACGCGAATTGATCTTTGCCAACTTTTACCATCTTAGGCGCACTCGGATGTAAGGCGGCTTGTCTTCCAGAGGCTTGAATAGTAAAGGAAGCTTCATGCCAACTCCGCACCCGATTACGCGACATATAAATACTAGAAAAGTCACCTGTCATATATTCATGATTGCGTTTAAGTGCTTGTGGATTAGGTTTAGTTTTATCAATTGCCGGAACAGCATTAACCGCTAAATCGGCAATTACATCGTTTAAGGTTAGTTTATTAAGATTTGCCATTGGGAATTGATATTGAATGTTTAAATCTTTTCTAAAACCTATAAAGATTAAACGTTCTCTATCTTGAGCAACACCATAATCTGCTGCATTTAATAGTTTTATAAATAAATGATAACCAGCATCTACGAAAGTTTGCTTAATAGCTTCTAACGCAGTTTTATGTTTAGGCTGTAACATACCGCTGACATTTTCAGCTAAGAAAAACTTGGGTTGTTTATCTTTTAATATGCGAATAAACTCATAAAATAATTGCCCGCGCTCATCTTCAATGCCACGTTTTGCGCCGCTTTCACTCCAACTTTGGCAAGGTGGTCCACCAATAATACCGTCACAATCGGGAATTTCTACTGAAGGTATCTGTTTAATGCTACGGGTATCTAAATACGTCTGTGGGTGATTTTTTCTATAAGTTTCCCAAATCACTTTATCGTATTCATTAGCATAAACCACTTGAAAACCTGCTTGTGCAAAGCCTAAATCTAAACCGCCCGCTCCTGAAAATAAGGATACGATTTTAAGCATTATTACCTCAGCTTAGTGATAAAGAATAGGATTATCACAAAGGTATTATTAAAAGGCCAGGAAACGCTGCTATTAATGACTTAAAATAGAGTAGCCTTATAAAGCCAATATCTTATTTTCCGCCTGCTTTTAAATGCGCTACAATGCGTACTTCTTCTACTTATAATAATTGCTTAATTGTGAGCGACTCGTATTCTTTAAAAATCCGTCAATTGCGCAATCAATTGCCTGCCTGTTTGGGACAGGAGCGCTTTGG
This DNA window, taken from Candidatus Thiocaldithrix dubininis, encodes the following:
- a CDS encoding alpha/beta-hydrolase family protein; the encoded protein is MLKRYSLLGLILGTLFLVLSLTPSLLPRPYALQGLISGISLSVGYMFGLIISAVWTYLGFKQPASYWQAKLRPLLLGLCLTLIIVTLYFSKQWQSNLHSFMHLEPPNQLYPIAEALIAFTVFYLLDLIARLIGWLAKKVKHYLQPIMPTRVAFLVSGVVTLIFVWFLLNGLLLKFALHTIDQSYQTLDAFTQDEQATPQAATQTGNTASLIPWQTLGNQGRNYILTAPNPTQISQWTGKAAQQPLRVYVGLNSAETPELRAKLALDELKRIGAFNRKLLILITPTGTGWVDEASLDPLEYLQNGDIASVAVQYSYLSSPLSLLIEPEYGRKTARALFNEVYDYWTSLPKTQRPQLYLFGLSLGALNSDLSFDLFDVINDPPQGALWSGPPFAAPTWRTATQERDKGSTAWLPTFKQGKVLRFMNQNGMPPNASQWQNFRLLFLQYGSDPITFFSPHLFLHEPAWLQTPHAPDVNPELRWYPIVTGLQVAADMLIGTGTVPVGYGHDIAAEHYINAWIELLNISDYTPAQIQQLKMYFMKRQINKQD
- a CDS encoding DNA cytosine methyltransferase → MLKIVSLFSGAGGLDLGFAQAGFQVVYANEYDKVIWETYRKNHPQTYLDTRSIKQIPSVEIPDCDGIIGGPPCQSWSESGAKRGIEDERGQLFYEFIRILKDKQPKFFLAENVSGMLQPKHKTALEAIKQTFVDAGYHLFIKLLNAADYGVAQDRERLIFIGFRKDLNIQYQFPMANLNKLTLNDVIADLAVNAVPAIDKTKPNPQALKRNHEYMTGDFSSIYMSRNRVRSWHEASFTIQASGRQAALHPSAPKMVKVGKDQFAFVTGATYRRLSVRECARIQGFPDNFEFIYNNVDKGYKMIGNAVAVAFARRLALSIKQALMNA